One part of the Haliotis asinina isolate JCU_RB_2024 chromosome 2, JCU_Hal_asi_v2, whole genome shotgun sequence genome encodes these proteins:
- the LOC137272301 gene encoding alpha-crystallin B chain-like: MSLIRHVPISWDVPSSWNRHGWNMDYFNPERQLSMLDREMRDMNLRSGFRDMNMTSDSRISNLRSDFDHWTPYARSSSSIVPSMPMMTMPSFDGDFQYSLRHMDREMKRMTEEMNRMFSHCQHLVPVDSQPETWRTRENFLMENPIVHDQFGGKKFQLQFDVRQFKPEEIIVKTADKQLSVHARHEEKGNDKSVFREYHRQFTLPTNINPESLVSKLNRDGLLTIEAPLPALEESPKLIPIEHN, from the coding sequence ATGTCTCTGATTCGCCACGTGCCGATATCCTGGGATGTGCCAAGCTCCTGGAACAGACATGGCTGGAACATGGACTATTTTAATCCAGAACGCCAACTTAGCATGCTGGATAGGGAAATGAGAGACATGAACCTTCGATCAGGATTCCGTGATATGAACATGACCTCTGACAGTCGCATCTCCAACCTCCGGTCTGATTTTGACCACTGGACGCCATATGCGAGGTCATCGTCATCAATTGTACCCAGCATGCCGATGATGACTATGCCATCTTTTGATGGCGATTTCCAGTATTCCTTGCGACATATGGATAGAGAGATGAAGAGAATGACAGAAGAAATGAACAGAATGTTTTCGCATTGTCAGCACCTTGTTCCAGTCGACTCCCAACCTGAGACCTGGAGAACTCGGGAGAACTTCCTAATGGAAAACCCAATTGTGCATGATCAGTTTGGAGGCAAGAAATTTCAGCTTCAGTTCGATGTCCGCCAGTTTAAACCTGAAGAAATAATAGTGAAGACAGCTGACAAACAGCTCTCCGTACATGCTCGCCATGAGGAAAAGGGAAACGATAAGTCTGTGTTTCGTGAATATCACCGACAGTTCACACTTCCAACCAACATAAACCCAGAGTCTCTGGTGTCCAAACTGAACAGAGATGGACTCTTGACAATTGAGGCACCCCTACCTGCTTTGGAAGAATCACCTAAACTCATTCCCATCGAGCACAATTAA
- the LOC137273329 gene encoding probable RNA-binding protein 18 produces MGESPLDVPDDPGQGADDCRLWIGNLDSRLTEFTLLKVVQRFGELEKFDFLYNKAGPEIGKPRGYCFVSYQNRQNAEKALKALNGKLALSKKLIVRWAHQEKQKTDLNAKLPEKTLPADSVDVKIHAIEAKLEEMAKTQKDFTISNKVEAPPGSSKLSIANPENIRNQTVLKPKPYYRKHRR; encoded by the exons ATGGGGGAGAGTCCCTTGGATGTACCCGATGACCCTGGACAAGGAGCAGATGACTGTCGTCTCTGGATTGGCAACCTGGACTCGAGACTGACAGA GTTCACTCTGCTGAAAGTAGTCCAGCGTTTTGGTGAGCTCGAAAAGTTTGACTTCCTGTATAACAAGGCCGGACCAGAGATTGGAAAGCCACGGGGCTACTGCTTCGTCAGTTATCAAAACAGACAG AATGCTGAGAAGGCCTTAAAAGCGCTGAATGGCAAACTGGCCTTATCCAAAAAATTGATAGTTCGCTGGGCACATCAGGAAAAGCAG AAAACTGACTTAAATGCAAAGCTCCCTGAGAAGACTCTTCCAGCTGACAG TGTTGATGTGAAGATACATGCCATTGAAGCCAAGCTAGAAGAAATGGCAAAAACACAAAAGGACTTCACAATATCCAACAAAGTGGAAGCGCCCCCTGGGAGCAGTAAGCTGAGCATTGCAAACCCGGAAAACATTCGTAATCAGACTGTGTTGAAACCCAAACcctattacagaaaacacaggAGATGA